The following proteins are co-located in the Lacticaseibacillus paracasei subsp. paracasei genome:
- a CDS encoding DUF1440 domain-containing protein, translating into MRTQTKTSVMKLAAVGAVAGLVSGLVKLGWENILPPRTPERDATNPPQTFLQQHGLTAAQTHATYTYSDHQIPWVSLLIHFGFSSSLGTLYAVAGHYVPLFKLGYGSMWGLGVWAGAHLWAMPALKIVPAAKDQPVEEHLSEAVGHMVWNTVNQIVISDMLREKSGN; encoded by the coding sequence ATGCGTACACAAACAAAAACATCTGTCATGAAGCTTGCCGCGGTTGGCGCCGTTGCCGGTTTAGTATCAGGACTTGTCAAATTAGGCTGGGAAAATATTTTGCCGCCGCGGACACCTGAACGTGACGCGACCAATCCGCCGCAAACATTCCTGCAGCAACACGGTCTCACCGCAGCACAAACCCATGCAACTTACACTTATTCAGACCATCAGATTCCCTGGGTCAGCCTCCTCATACACTTCGGCTTCTCATCAAGCCTTGGTACGCTTTATGCTGTTGCCGGCCATTACGTACCGCTTTTTAAACTTGGCTATGGCAGTATGTGGGGCCTGGGCGTTTGGGCAGGTGCCCATTTGTGGGCAATGCCGGCACTAAAGATTGTGCCCGCCGCTAAAGATCAACCGGTTGAGGAACACTTATCCGAAGCAGTCGGTCACATGGTTTGGAACACGGTCAATCAGATCGTCATCAGTGACATGTTGCGCGAAAAAAGCGGCAATTAA
- a CDS encoding transposase: MTNTAIRYTPEFKQTLIDLHEKGHSFKELHEEYGPSLDTIRKWVQAATVIAIDHQGTAVTNEQFKQLQKENRRLREELDILKRAAVLLAKR, encoded by the coding sequence ATGACCAATACAGCTATTCGCTACACCCCCGAATTTAAGCAAACCTTGATTGATCTTCATGAAAAAGGACACTCATTCAAAGAACTACATGAAGAATACGGTCCTTCCTTAGACACTATTCGCAAATGGGTTCAGGCGGCCACTGTCATTGCCATTGATCATCAAGGTACTGCTGTGACCAACGAACAGTTCAAGCAACTTCAAAAAGAAAATCGCCGTTTGAGGGAAGAACTCGATATTTTAAAACGAGCGGCGGTGTTGCTGGCAAAGCGTTGA
- a CDS encoding amino acid permease yields MADTKKKLRWYNVALIAFVSVWGLGNVFNNYAQQGLSVVTSWILIMAIYFVPYALIVGQLGSTFKDQAGGVSSWIKETGTVRLAYYAAWTYWVVHIPYLAQKPQAILIALSWLFKGNGNFVNTVSSMTVSLICLALFLLFLWLSSRGLTTLNRIGSMAGTAMFLMSILFIILAVTAPLMVKGVHVATPDMGDIHTYLPKFDLNYFTTISMLVFAVGGAEKISPYVNNTKHAAKEFPTGMLVLAGMVAFCALLGSFGMGMLFNSNHIPTDLMANGPYTAFAMLGSYYHVGNIFVILYAIANALASISALAFSIDAPLKMLLSDADPHFIPKKLSHLNKKGTPINGYWLTGILVSLLIIVPALGIGNMNELYKWLLNLNSVVMPLRYLWVFLAYYLLNKHLEKFQAEYMFVKNKHVGMIIGGWCFLFTALACLLGMLPKINYLNDPGTWWFQMGLNIITPVIFLALGLILPFIARRDEARLL; encoded by the coding sequence GTGGCAGATACAAAGAAAAAACTGCGCTGGTATAACGTGGCGTTAATTGCATTCGTCTCAGTCTGGGGCTTAGGCAATGTGTTCAACAACTACGCTCAGCAGGGCCTTTCCGTCGTAACAAGCTGGATTTTGATCATGGCGATTTACTTTGTGCCATATGCTTTGATTGTTGGTCAACTCGGCTCCACCTTTAAGGATCAAGCCGGTGGGGTTAGCTCGTGGATCAAAGAAACCGGTACGGTCAGGTTGGCCTATTATGCTGCTTGGACCTATTGGGTTGTTCATATTCCATACTTAGCTCAAAAGCCGCAAGCCATTCTGATTGCGTTGAGCTGGTTGTTTAAAGGCAACGGCAATTTCGTGAATACCGTCTCTTCAATGACCGTATCCTTAATTTGTTTAGCACTCTTCTTGCTATTTTTATGGCTGTCATCACGTGGGTTAACCACTTTGAATCGCATTGGCAGTATGGCCGGTACGGCGATGTTCTTGATGTCGATTTTGTTTATCATTTTGGCTGTCACTGCACCGCTCATGGTCAAAGGCGTGCATGTGGCCACACCGGATATGGGCGATATTCACACGTACTTGCCAAAGTTTGATCTGAATTACTTCACCACCATTTCGATGCTGGTCTTTGCGGTTGGCGGCGCGGAAAAAATTTCTCCGTACGTCAATAACACGAAACATGCGGCCAAGGAATTTCCAACAGGGATGCTGGTGCTTGCCGGGATGGTTGCCTTTTGTGCCTTGCTCGGGTCATTTGGCATGGGCATGTTGTTTAACAGCAACCACATTCCGACTGATTTGATGGCCAATGGACCGTATACCGCCTTCGCGATGCTGGGCAGTTATTATCATGTTGGCAATATTTTCGTCATTCTCTATGCCATCGCCAACGCGCTCGCTTCCATTTCAGCCTTAGCTTTTTCGATTGACGCGCCGCTGAAAATGCTGCTAAGTGATGCTGATCCGCATTTTATTCCAAAGAAGCTGAGTCATCTGAATAAAAAAGGCACGCCGATCAATGGTTACTGGCTGACCGGGATTTTAGTCAGTTTGCTGATCATTGTGCCAGCGCTTGGTATCGGCAATATGAACGAGCTGTATAAGTGGTTGTTAAATCTAAACTCAGTCGTGATGCCGTTACGCTACTTGTGGGTTTTCCTTGCCTATTATTTGCTTAATAAGCATTTGGAAAAATTCCAAGCAGAGTACATGTTTGTTAAAAACAAACATGTGGGCATGATTATTGGCGGATGGTGTTTTCTTTTTACCGCTTTGGCCTGCTTGTTGGGAATGTTGCCGAAAATCAATTATCTCAACGATCCAGGGACTTGGTGGTTCCAGATGGGCTTAAACATCATTACGCCAGTTATTTTCCTGGCATTGGGACTTATTTTGCCGTTCATTGCGCGACGGGATGAAGCCCGGTTACTTTAG
- a CDS encoding M1 family metallopeptidase: MTEATHFYQAFQPAHYELYLAINRANKTITGKTTITGEAKQTTIALHQKYLKVSALQADGQDVPFTIDDPAEAIRITLPQSGKVTLTIDYTAPLTDTMMGIYPSYYEVDGVKKQIIGTQFETTAARQAFPSVDEPEAKATFDLAIKFDEQPGETIISNMPEIREENGVHYFDTTVRMSTYLIAFAFGDLQNKQTTTKSGVKIGVFATKAHKPNELDFALDIAKRSIEFYEDFYQTPYPLPHSWQLALPDFSAGAMENWGLVTYREALLTIDPDNTSLETKQRVATVIAHELAHQWFGDLVTMKWWDDLWLNESFANMMEYVAVDALQPDWHIWEAFQTLEAPMALQRDATDGVQSVHVQVEDPAEIDSLFDSAIVYAKGARMLVMVRALIGDDALRAGLKAYFEAHKFGNAAGADLWTALGKASHLDVGKIMQSWLEQPGYPVVTAAVVDGKLTLSQQQFFIGAGKDVGRQWQIPLNSNYAVAPQIFAEKKVTLGDYAQLRKENGKPFRVNVGNNSHFIVQYDEQLMTDILANVDQLNAIDQRQIIQDLRLLAEGRKNSYGNIVPLLPRFAASHSAIVMDALFRVAGDLKKFVAPDSDAEKQLQAFFDKLSAGQLDRLGWTPKADESIDDQLTRPYILSMALYAKNPDAIAQGHELFTANQAQLVALPADIRMFVLENEVKHFGNADLFDQLLKAYTQTTDSSYKADILAALTSTTDPTQIAKLVDKFEDADTIKPQDLRSWFRGVLNNHAGEQAAWDWLRNEWQWLEKTVGGDMEFTTYITVIAGVFRTPERLTEFKAFFEPKLQTPGLTREITMDTSVIASRVSLIQAEQQAVQAAVAEAVK; encoded by the coding sequence ATGACTGAAGCAACGCATTTTTATCAGGCATTTCAACCGGCACATTATGAGCTTTACTTGGCTATTAACCGGGCAAACAAAACGATTACCGGGAAAACAACGATTACTGGTGAGGCGAAGCAAACCACGATCGCCCTTCATCAAAAGTATCTGAAGGTGAGTGCCCTTCAGGCCGATGGTCAGGATGTACCGTTTACGATTGATGATCCTGCAGAAGCGATTCGCATCACTTTGCCCCAATCCGGAAAGGTGACGCTGACGATTGACTACACGGCACCATTGACGGATACCATGATGGGGATCTATCCGTCTTATTACGAAGTTGATGGAGTCAAAAAGCAGATTATTGGGACACAATTTGAGACAACCGCTGCCCGTCAGGCTTTTCCAAGCGTTGATGAACCTGAGGCCAAGGCGACATTTGATTTGGCTATCAAATTCGACGAACAGCCGGGTGAGACGATCATCAGCAATATGCCGGAAATTCGCGAAGAAAATGGTGTGCATTACTTTGACACCACCGTGCGGATGTCGACTTATCTGATCGCGTTTGCTTTTGGCGATCTGCAAAATAAACAAACCACGACTAAGAGTGGTGTGAAGATTGGCGTTTTTGCTACCAAGGCTCACAAACCAAACGAGTTAGACTTTGCTTTGGACATTGCCAAACGGTCGATTGAATTCTATGAAGACTTTTATCAAACCCCATACCCATTGCCGCATTCTTGGCAGTTGGCACTACCGGACTTTTCGGCTGGCGCGATGGAAAACTGGGGATTGGTCACCTATCGTGAAGCGTTGCTGACGATTGATCCGGACAATACCTCCCTCGAAACCAAGCAACGTGTGGCAACGGTGATTGCGCACGAATTGGCCCATCAATGGTTTGGCGATTTGGTAACCATGAAGTGGTGGGATGATTTGTGGTTGAATGAAAGTTTCGCCAACATGATGGAATATGTCGCAGTGGATGCCTTGCAGCCTGATTGGCATATTTGGGAAGCTTTCCAAACCCTTGAAGCACCAATGGCCTTGCAACGTGATGCAACAGATGGCGTGCAATCGGTTCACGTGCAGGTGGAAGATCCCGCCGAAATCGATTCCTTGTTTGACAGCGCCATTGTTTATGCAAAAGGTGCGCGGATGCTTGTCATGGTGCGAGCTCTGATTGGCGACGATGCGCTTCGGGCTGGCTTAAAAGCTTACTTTGAAGCTCACAAGTTTGGCAACGCAGCCGGTGCTGATTTATGGACGGCATTAGGTAAGGCGTCGCATCTGGACGTTGGCAAAATTATGCAGTCATGGTTGGAGCAACCGGGCTATCCAGTTGTCACTGCAGCTGTGGTGGACGGCAAGCTGACCTTGTCGCAACAGCAATTCTTCATTGGTGCTGGCAAAGATGTCGGCCGCCAGTGGCAGATCCCGCTGAATAGCAACTATGCTGTGGCACCCCAAATCTTTGCCGAGAAAAAGGTTACGCTTGGCGACTATGCGCAATTACGCAAGGAAAATGGCAAACCATTCCGCGTCAATGTTGGCAACAACTCGCATTTCATTGTTCAGTACGATGAACAATTGATGACCGATATTCTAGCCAATGTGGATCAGCTGAATGCGATTGACCAGCGGCAGATTATCCAAGACCTGCGGCTGCTAGCTGAGGGTCGTAAGAATTCATACGGCAATATTGTGCCATTGCTGCCGCGGTTTGCTGCGAGCCACAGCGCGATTGTCATGGATGCTTTGTTCCGCGTAGCTGGCGACTTGAAGAAGTTTGTAGCACCTGATTCAGACGCTGAAAAGCAGTTACAGGCATTCTTTGACAAGCTCAGTGCTGGTCAGCTTGATCGCCTTGGATGGACGCCGAAAGCTGATGAAAGCATTGATGATCAGTTGACCCGTCCATACATCCTGAGCATGGCGTTATATGCTAAGAATCCAGACGCGATTGCGCAAGGACATGAGTTGTTTACAGCTAATCAAGCACAATTGGTTGCTTTGCCAGCTGACATCCGGATGTTCGTTTTGGAAAATGAAGTGAAGCATTTTGGCAATGCAGACTTATTTGATCAGCTGCTCAAAGCCTACACGCAAACGACAGATTCCAGTTATAAAGCTGATATTCTGGCAGCGTTGACCAGTACAACTGATCCAACGCAAATTGCCAAATTGGTTGATAAGTTTGAGGATGCCGACACGATTAAGCCACAGGATCTGCGTTCATGGTTCCGCGGGGTTCTGAATAACCATGCTGGCGAGCAAGCTGCTTGGGATTGGCTCCGTAATGAGTGGCAGTGGCTTGAAAAAACCGTTGGCGGCGATATGGAATTCACGACCTACATCACTGTGATCGCCGGCGTTTTCCGCACACCGGAACGATTGACGGAGTTCAAGGCCTTCTTTGAACCAAAGCTGCAAACACCGGGTCTGACGCGGGAGATCACCATGGACACCAGTGTGATTGCCAGTCGCGTCAGCCTGATTCAAGCTGAGCAGCAGGCTGTGCAAGCTGCTGTGGCAGAAGCTGTTAAGTAA
- a CDS encoding IS3 family transposase has product MIHSGRKAALFMIQDQLSRGHRITVILRALRIPSSTYYDWLRWHPKSRNRRRIKLKELVQVLWQRRKFYGYVRIAKRIRKLLKCRLSDRTIWKVMRELGIQSTMYRKRSKKPTTTTDMPQKPNLMRHLADLSEVVTTDITYIQLINQNWVYLATAYDPKARKVLAWQVGQQMTQDLAVAPIQALIHQGYTFKMVHSDMGSQYTSRLFETTLTDAHLRHSYSRKGKPADNGRIEAYHSLLKREWVRLEQINYESILDVTESIARYNTFYNHDRETNGRGACKRKSAAA; this is encoded by the coding sequence TTGATTCATAGCGGCCGAAAGGCCGCTCTTTTTATGATTCAAGATCAATTGAGCCGGGGGCACCGCATCACAGTTATTCTCCGAGCGTTACGGATCCCTTCGAGTACCTACTATGACTGGTTAAGGTGGCATCCTAAGTCACGAAATCGCCGCCGAATTAAGCTTAAAGAGCTGGTTCAGGTTCTTTGGCAACGTCGAAAGTTTTACGGATACGTGCGGATTGCTAAACGTATTCGTAAATTACTTAAATGCCGCTTAAGTGACCGCACGATTTGGAAAGTCATGCGTGAATTGGGGATTCAATCGACAATGTATCGTAAACGCTCTAAAAAGCCTACCACAACCACTGACATGCCCCAAAAACCTAATTTAATGCGACACCTAGCTGACTTGTCTGAGGTCGTGACCACCGATATCACCTATATTCAACTGATCAACCAAAACTGGGTTTACCTTGCAACAGCGTATGATCCAAAAGCGAGAAAAGTCTTAGCTTGGCAAGTGGGTCAACAGATGACACAAGACCTCGCGGTCGCACCGATTCAAGCGTTAATTCACCAAGGTTATACTTTTAAGATGGTTCATAGCGATATGGGTAGTCAATATACCAGTCGTTTGTTTGAGACAACATTGACAGATGCGCACCTGCGTCACTCATATTCGCGCAAAGGCAAACCGGCTGATAACGGGCGGATTGAGGCCTACCATTCGCTATTGAAACGAGAATGGGTCCGGTTGGAGCAGATCAACTATGAATCAATTTTAGACGTCACTGAATCCATTGCTCGTTACAACACCTTCTACAATCATGATCGCGAGACCAACGGTCGCGGTGCTTGCAAAAGAAAGTCAGCAGCTGCATAA
- a CDS encoding sugar phosphate isomerase/epimerase family protein, which produces MTLTHPITVSSWTLGDQCKFEDRVKAAAKAGYDGIGLRAETYVDALNEGLTDQGILDILDQYHIKCTEVEYIVQWCEEPRTYEQKYKEQTCFHMCHLFDVEHINTGLMESYPVDFTAKKLQELAHRAALAGNLIIALEPMPYSGMPDLKKTWAILQGAGAPNVMMLLDMWHWVRADQPFDLLTKEQAKRVISIQLDDAYKRPYAKSILRDESMHDRLAPGTGFEDRTEKFIKMIKEAGVDPKVIGVEVISDHYMAKGIDWVAKYTYDTTVKTLQAAWPEILKETVATH; this is translated from the coding sequence ATGACACTTACTCATCCAATTACCGTTAGTTCATGGACATTAGGCGACCAATGCAAATTCGAAGATCGCGTTAAAGCAGCCGCAAAAGCTGGGTACGATGGCATCGGCTTACGCGCCGAAACCTACGTCGATGCGCTGAATGAAGGTTTAACAGATCAAGGGATTCTCGACATTCTTGATCAGTATCATATCAAGTGCACCGAGGTTGAATACATCGTGCAATGGTGTGAAGAACCGCGGACATACGAGCAAAAATATAAGGAGCAAACCTGTTTCCATATGTGTCACTTGTTTGACGTTGAACATATCAACACCGGTTTGATGGAAAGCTATCCAGTTGACTTCACGGCCAAGAAGTTGCAGGAACTGGCACATCGCGCAGCTTTGGCTGGTAATCTCATCATTGCCCTCGAACCGATGCCATATAGCGGCATGCCAGATTTGAAAAAGACTTGGGCGATTCTCCAAGGCGCCGGTGCTCCGAATGTGATGATGTTGTTAGACATGTGGCACTGGGTTCGAGCAGACCAGCCGTTCGACTTGCTGACGAAGGAACAAGCTAAGCGCGTTATCTCAATTCAACTTGATGATGCTTACAAGCGGCCATATGCAAAGTCCATTTTGCGTGACGAGTCGATGCACGATCGCTTAGCACCGGGAACTGGGTTTGAAGATCGGACTGAAAAGTTTATCAAGATGATTAAAGAGGCTGGCGTGGATCCAAAAGTGATTGGCGTTGAAGTTATTTCTGATCACTACATGGCCAAAGGGATTGACTGGGTTGCCAAATATACTTACGACACCACGGTGAAAACCTTGCAGGCGGCATGGCCGGAAATTTTGAAGGAAACTGTTGCGACACACTAA
- a CDS encoding LysR family transcriptional regulator, translated as MNLFHLRYFVTLAKSQNYTRAARQLNITQPSLSNAIHGLEAELGLALFVRQGRNVVLTSEGREFSRIVDHSLTILDSGIEQLQHQNNEQTVIKLAALRTLSTRWVPGMVREFLQNSQQDVRFEFTNENGLSPQIIQGLRAKHYDICFCSKVDEQEDIAYFPIASQALVVITPTDHPLATRNQIELSETLAFDQVTFSKRSGLAPIIRQLFAECGGQPHSVYAIEEDEAVAGLVANGFGIAVVPNMPLLKTLPVKIIPLSFPTWQRIFYMATLKDHYQSPAAKDFIDFVHTHHADIRQ; from the coding sequence ATGAACCTTTTTCATCTGCGATATTTTGTTACATTAGCCAAATCACAGAACTATACCCGTGCTGCCCGCCAGTTAAACATCACCCAGCCCAGCCTGAGCAATGCCATTCATGGTCTTGAAGCCGAACTGGGTCTTGCCTTGTTTGTTCGACAAGGACGCAACGTTGTTTTAACTTCGGAAGGCCGCGAGTTCAGTCGCATTGTGGATCACTCGCTAACCATCCTCGATAGCGGCATTGAACAGTTGCAACACCAAAACAACGAGCAAACGGTGATTAAACTGGCCGCCTTACGTACCCTCAGCACACGCTGGGTCCCTGGCATGGTACGCGAATTCTTACAAAACAGCCAGCAAGATGTCCGTTTTGAATTCACGAACGAAAACGGGCTATCACCACAAATTATTCAAGGTTTACGCGCTAAACATTATGATATTTGCTTTTGCTCAAAAGTTGACGAGCAAGAGGATATTGCCTATTTTCCAATTGCTTCTCAGGCACTCGTCGTGATCACTCCGACTGATCATCCCTTGGCTACTCGCAACCAGATTGAGCTTAGTGAAACCTTGGCTTTCGATCAAGTCACCTTCTCCAAAAGAAGCGGCCTCGCGCCCATCATCCGCCAGCTTTTTGCCGAATGCGGCGGCCAACCACACAGTGTGTACGCCATTGAAGAGGATGAAGCCGTCGCGGGTCTCGTTGCAAACGGCTTCGGCATCGCCGTTGTCCCCAATATGCCACTTCTTAAAACGCTACCCGTTAAAATCATTCCGCTTAGTTTTCCAACTTGGCAGCGTATTTTTTATATGGCAACTTTAAAAGATCACTACCAATCCCCAGCCGCCAAAGACTTCATTGACTTTGTTCATACCCATCATGCGGACATTCGCCAGTAA